The following are encoded in a window of Vigna unguiculata cultivar IT97K-499-35 chromosome 8, ASM411807v1, whole genome shotgun sequence genomic DNA:
- the LOC114194368 gene encoding uncharacterized protein LOC114194368, giving the protein MDETSALIEAILREQEEEEEAHRRRTRTTQNTAAKNNTDEWQTVSYQKRNRNNKKSSSKQLLANDNFAADHSSDVFSSVERHSEERRRRLLESQIAAAAVAAEASPSRSKQHSDDEDDGDAEPDAGAVQNGSSEVKKAKQKKPKKPKVTVAEAASRISADELDTFLAEITASYESQQDIMMMRFADYFGRAFSSVSGAQFPWLKTFKESTVAKIVDIPLLHISEDVYKISTDWISHRSYEALGSFVIWSLDSILADITSHQGTVKGSKKVVQQSSSKSQVAIFVVLAMVLRRKPDVMISLLPIIKESQKYQGQDKLPVLVWVITQASQGDLVMGLYLWVSLLLPMLSVKSGGNPQSRDLILQLVERIITFPKARSILLNGAVRKGERVVPPWALDSLLRVTFPLPSARIKATERFEAVYPTLKEVALAGSPGSKAVKHLAQQILSLAIKAAGEANPDLSKEASDIFIWCLTQNPECYKQWDLLYMDNLEASIVVLRRLSGERKEYFVKHTTLDPLRETLKSFCKKNEKAFANVDDGSRHALLKDADKYCKVILGRLSQGHGCVKSMAVFSVVLAVGAVYMCQNMHLWDYNKLTEMLNLS; this is encoded by the exons ATGGATGAGACTTCAGCTCTCATCGAAGCCATTCTGAGGGagcaagaggaagaagaagaagctcaCAGAAGAAGAACTCGCACAACGCAAAACACCGCCGCTAAAAACAACACTGACGAATGGCAAACTGTGTCGTATCAGAAGCGAAACCGCAACAACAAGAAGTCCTCCTCCAAGCAGCTCCTCGCCAACGATAATTTCGCCGCCGATCATTCCTCTGATGTCTTCAGCTCCGTCGAGCGGCATTCCGAAGAGCGCCGCCGCCGCCTCCTCGAGTCTCAGATAGCTGCCGCTGCTGTGGCGGCGGAAGCCTCTCCGAGCAGATCGAAGCAGCATTCCGACGACGAAGACGACGGCGATGCGGAGCCGGATGCCGGCGCCGTCCAGAACGGTTCTTCCGAAGTGAAGAAGGCGAAGCAGAAGAAGCCGAAGAAGCCGAAGGTGACTGTGGCTGAAGCTGCTTCCAGAATCAGCGCCGATGAACTCGACACGTTTCTCGCTGAAATTACC GCTTCATATGAATCGCAACAAGATATTATGATGATGCGATTTGCTGATTACTTCGGTCGCGCTTTCTCGTCGGTGAGTGGAGCTCAATTCCCGTGGCTGAAGACGTTCAAAGAGTCCACCGTTGCGAAGATTGTTGAT ATCCCTCTTTTGCATATTTCTGAGGATGTTTACAAAATATCAACTGATTGGATCAGTCATCGATCATATGAAGCCCTTGGTTCCTTTGTGATATGGTCGTTAGACAGCATTCTTGCAGACATTACAAGTCATCAGGGAACTGTTAAGGGATCTAAGAAGGTCGTCCAACAATCATCATCGAAATCTCAG GTTGCAATATTTGTGGTTTTAGCAATGGTGCTTCGACGAAAACCTGATGTCATGATTAGTTTATTGCCAATAATCAAGGAGAGTCAAAAATATCAAGGACAGGATAAACTCCCTGTGTTGGTTTGGGTGATAACTCAG GCTTCTCAAGGAGATCTAGTTATGGGGTTGTACTTGTGGGTATCCCTTCTCTTACCCATGCTGAGTGTGAAGTCTGGTGGCAATCCACAGTCAAGAGACTTGATATTACAGTTGGTTGAGAG AATTATAACATTTCCTAAAGCTCGTTCTATTTTACTAAATGGGGCTGTCAGAAAGGGGGAGCGTGTTGTGCCCCCGTGGGCACTTGATTCGCTATTGAGAGTTACTTTCCCTCTTCCTTCTGCCCGGATAAAG gcCACTGAAAGATTTGAAGCCGTTTATCCAACATTAAAAGAAGTTGCCCTTGCTGGTTCCCCTGGAAGTAAAGCAGTAAAGCATCTTGCGCAACAGATACTTAGCTTAGCAATTAAAGCTGCGGGAGAAG CTAATCCTGACCTATCAAAGGAGGCAAGTGACATCTTTATTTGGTGCTTGACTCAGAATCCTGAGTGTTACAAGCAATGG GATTTGCTTTATATGGATAACCTTGAAGCAAGTATTGTTGTATTGAGAAGACTTTCTGGTGAAAGGAAGGAATACTTTGTCAAACATACTACTCTTGATCCTTTGAGGGAAACTCTTAAGAGCTTTTGTAAAAAg AATGAGAAGGCGTTTGCTAATGTGGATGACGGTTCTCGCCATGCATTATTAAAGGATGCAGACAAATACTGCAAGGTGATTTTGGGACGATTGTCTCAAGGCCATGGATGCGTGAAGAGCATGGCAGTTTTTTCTGTTGTACTTGCTGTTGGTGCCGTTTACATGTGCCAGAACATGCATCTATGGGATTATAATAAACTGACAGAAATGTTGAACCTGTCCTAG
- the LOC114195609 gene encoding uncharacterized protein LOC114195609: MMNILFFIFCLVTNHIHNVCATEDRLKEDVKLSIDSPVKTIHTNFGDIVDCVDIYKQPTFDHSLLKDHKLQLKPNFEIENITENSSQRDFVFGLVEENCPEGTIPILRSTKDNFTQKNNSLNDHMLMQGIIGVHVAEVSMKPDFGPYYRVSGTTSIYNPVISKTSQISMSHIWVENGYENKVNKISAGWHVYPALYGNDFATRFYISWTSDNYKWTGCYNLKCPGFVQIDRHKYIGSHFSNVSAYGGATYEVRLAITQDPGTKNWWLRAKDINIGYFPAALFKDLNSAVIVGWGGRTRADIGSDSPPMGSGHFPDKISNHACYFISMLIQDSTKKVFAPKLDQTVSFTDNSKCYGVNYYGDQGRGYGSALQFGEPGGKCGI; this comes from the exons ATGATGAATATATTGTTCTTTATCTTTTGTTTGGTGACTAATCATATTCATAATGTTTGTGCTACTGAAGATAGATTGAAGGAAGATGTGAAGCTTAGTATTGATTCTCCTGTCAAGACTATTCAT ACAAATTTTGGAGACATAGTTGATTGTGTAGACATTTACAAACAACCAACTTTTGATCATTCCTTATTAAAAGATCATAAATTGCAG CTAAAACCCAACTTTGAAATTGAAAACATAACCGAGAATAGTTCACAAAGAGACTTCGTGTTTGGACTGGTTGAGGAGAATTGTCCAGAAGGAACAATCCCTATTCTTAGATCAACAAAAGATAATTTCactcaaaaaaataattcattaaatGATCATATGTTGATGCAAGGCATTATTGGTGTTCAT gtTGCAGAAGTATCTATGAAACCAGATTTTGGTCCTTATTATAGAGTTAGTGGAACAACTAGCATCTATAATCCTGTAATTTCTAAAACGAGTCAAATTTCTATGTCTCATATTTGGGTTGAGAATGGATACGAAAACAAGGTCAATAAAATCTCTGCAGGATGGCAC GTGTATCCAGCATTATACGGTAATGATTTTGCAACCCGTTTTTATATTTCATGGACg TCAGATAATTACAAGTGGACAGGGTGCTACAACCTTAAATGTCCAGGTTTTGTTCAAATCGACAGACATAAGTACATCGGTTCACATTTTTCCAATGTTTCTGCATACGGTGGAGCAACTTATGAGGTTCGCCTTGCTATTACACAG GACCCCGGAACGAAAAATTGGTGGTTAAGAgcaaaagatataaatattgGTTATTTTCCAGCGGCATTGTTCAAGGACTTGAATTCAGCAGTGATAGTAGGTTGGGGTGGAAGAACAAGAGCTGATATAGGGAGTGATAGTCCTCCAATGGGATCTGGACATTTTCCTGATAAAATCAGTAACCATGCATGCTATTTTATATCTATGTTGATTCAAGATTCAACAAAAAAAGTTTTTGCACCTAAACTTGATCAAACTGTATCCTTCACCGACAACAGTAAATGTTATGGTGTTAATTACTATGGAGACCAAGGAAGAGGTTATGGAAGTGCTCTTCAATTTGGAGAACCGGGGGGTAAATGTGGAATTTAA
- the LOC114195119 gene encoding uncharacterized protein LOC114195119, giving the protein MNSDNYKKTGCYNVRCPGFVQVESGIYLGRRFPHVSVYGGPTYESHISITQDSVTKNWWITLGNINIGYYPKALFSNLGSAEFVGWGGRTKTKVGTPSPPMGSGYFADGNSSHACYFRSALIQDASGRTFGPKPNQILPFSDKTECFGVKYFGYQGEFFGSVLQFGGPGGNCGN; this is encoded by the exons ATGAAT TCAGATAATTACAAGAAAACAGGATGCTATAATGTTCGATGTCCAGGTTTTGTTCAAGTTGAAAGTGGTATTTATCTTGGTAGACGTTTTCCTCATGTATCTGTGTATGGTGGACCAACTTATGAGAGTCACATTTCTATTACTCAG GATTCAGTGACAAAAAATTGGTGGATAACTTTGGGAAATATAAACATCGGTTATTATCCAAAAGCATTGTTCTCGAACTTAGGATCAGCAGAGTTTGTAGGGTGGGGTGGGAGAACAAAAACTAAGGTTGGTACTCCTAGTCCTCCAATGGGATCTGGTTATTTTGCGGATGGAAACAGTTCTCATGCGTGCTATTTTAGATCTGCATTAATTCAAGATGCTTCAGGACGCACTTTTGGACCAAAACCTAATCAAATTTTACCTTTCAGTGACAAAACTGAGTGTTTTGGTGTTAAATACTTTGGATATCAAGGAGAGTTTTTTGGAAGTGTTCTCCAGTTTGGAGGACCCGGAGGTAATTGTGGAaactaa
- the LOC114195117 gene encoding uncharacterized protein LOC114195117: MNKLIAELKTQTQQPSTLPLALTKSSARVCPKVPFLRARTLSLFTSAANRPRDSPTFVVRVGAFASLNPRWARFSWATREWRLRYLAIWAEAYTSPLHVFFRAMALVFVVFRL, encoded by the exons ATGAACAAATTGATTGCTGAGTTAAAAACAC AAACGCAGCAGCCGTCAACCCTTCCCCTTGCTCTCACGAAAAGCTCTGCTAGAGTTTGCCCTAAGGTCCCCTTCCTTCGAGCTCGAACTCTGTCCCTGTTCAC TTCAGCTGCTAACCGCCCTAGGGACAGTCCTACCTTCGTTGTGCGGGTCGGAGCGTTTGCTAGCTTAAatcccag atgggcgaggttctcatgggcaacaagggaatggcgactccgctacttagccatctgggctgaaGCTTACACTTCTCCTCTTCATgtcttctttagggctatggcccttGTATTCGTAGTTTTTAGATTATAA
- the LOC114194369 gene encoding protein RSI-1-like codes for MAAASYSPIMLALSLLLLVSFWNVAEAYTRSGTLRPSDCKPKCTYRCSATSHKKPCMFFCQKCCAKCLCVPPGTYGNKQLCPCYNTWKTKEGRPKCP; via the exons ATGGCAGCAGCTTCCTACAGCCCCATCATGCTTGCGCTGTCTCTGCTTCTGTTGGTGTCATTCTGGAATGTAGCTGAG GCTTATACGCGCAGCGGAACACTTCGGCCTTCAG ATTGTAAACCGAAATGCACATACCGTTGCTCAGCAACTTCACACAAGAAGCCATGCATGTTTTTCTGCCAAAAGTGTTGTGCCAAATGCCTATGCGTTCCTCCTGGTACTTACGGCAACAAGCAACTCTGTCCTTGCTACAACACCTGGAAGACCAAGGAAGGACGACCCAAATGCCCTTAA